The Caulobacter vibrioides sequence TTGGTGATGTTCCCCACCACCGGACCTTCCAGCAGGACGCCGGCGGAATTATTGCCCTCGATGCTGATGATGCCGGTCGCATCGTTGACGATGTCGCCCGTGAAGGTTCCGGCGTTGGTCAGGCGGACGCCGAAGCGGTTGGCGCCTTGGGCGAACACGCCGTCGATGTCGCCGTCCGAGTCGCTGTCGCTGGGGGTGTAGTCTTCAAGCAGCGAAATCGTGGCCGAGTTCGTCAGCCCGCCGGTCCTGCCGCCTATAATGAGGACGCCCACGCCGTCGTTGACGCCGGTGGTCGAAAGCGTGCCGAGGTTCGTCACCTTGTGATTGCTGTCGATCGTCACAATCGGACCGGCCGTGGTCGGCTTGATCGAGCCGTCGGCGGTGATGCGAATATCGTCCGCGGCGGTTCCGGTCGCCGTGCTGGTCGCGATCGGCGTCGTGCGCGCGGTGGAGACCGGGGTTTCAGCCGAGGCGGCGAAACCGATGGCCAGAAGAGGAGCGGCCGCGACCGTCGCGACCAGGACCTTGCGCTGCATTACGAACGACACCTCGATAGAAACCGGGCCACTAATTCAGGTCACGATGCGGCGAAAATACGGTGAGTTCCGCTCGCGACGCGCACTTGGGCGTCATTCGTCTATCGCATGGCTTGGCGGGGCGCCATATCTGGATCGTCGAATCGCCTCTCGCTTGAATCGGTGAACTCCCACGATGCCGTTGGCGAACACACCCCAGGGCAGTCCCGCGCGCGCTCATGCGAGCGCGCCGTGGTCGTTGTTGATTGGGCCGGGGGCGCTTTTGGCGCTGGCGGCGCTGGGTCTTGCCGAGCCGATGCCTGCGGTCCTCGCCGCGCTTGCGGTGGGCGGCGCAGGCGTTTTTCTGAACCGCCGAAAAGAGGCGAGAACCGCCGGCGTCGAGGGAAGCATCCTGGCCCAACCGACGGTGACCGCGGCCGAGCAGCCGCCCTTCGCCGCGATCTTGGACCAGTTGCCCGATCCGCTGATGGTGATCGCGGCCGAGGAGGCCGACGACCTCACGGGCCGGCGCTTCCTGTTCGCCAACGCCACCGCCCGCGAACTGTTCAAGATTCAGCACAAGGGGGCGCTGCTGGTGACCGCCGTGCGTCATCCGCGCGTTCTGGAGGCGGTCGACGAGGCCTTGTTCGGCGGGATCGAGGGCGTGGCCGAGTTCGAGACTGGCGGCGTGCAAGGGCGTACGTGGCTGGCGTCCGCGCGCCCGCTCAAGGAGACGGTCGGTCGTTCGCGACTTGCGCTCCTGGCCTTGCGCGATGAGACCGACGCCCGCCGCAGCGAGCGCACGCGCGCCGACTTCTTGGCCAACGCCAGCCACGAGCTGCGTACGCCGCTCGCGTCGCTGTCCGGCTTCATCGAGACCCTGCGCGGCCACGCCAAGGACGATCCCGGCGCCCGCGACAAGTTCCTGGCCATCATGCTGGCCCAGGCTGAGCGGATGTCGCGCCTGATCGATGACCTGATGAGCCTTTCCCGGATCGAGCTGAACGAGCACATCGCCCCGCTGGGCCGTGTCGATCTCTCCATGGCCGTGATCGACGTGATCGACGCCCTGGGTCCGCAGGCCCGTGAAAAGGCGGTGGTGTTCGACCCCGTGCTGCCGCCGCGCGGCGGCGCGATCGTCGACGGGGATCGCGACCAGATCATCCAGGTCGTGCAAAACCTGGTCGATAACGCCATCAAGTACACGCCGCGTGACGGTGTCGTGCGGATCGAGGTGTTCCCCAGCTTGGCGGTCGAGGCCGCGTCGGCGCCGCGCGATCCGGCAGCGTCGCGGATGTCGTTGCTGACGCCGGATCATGACCCCGCCGAGCGCTACGCCGTGCTTCGCGTCACCGATCGGGGCCCCGGACTGGCGCGCGAGCACCTGCCGCGCCTGACCGAGCGGTTCTACCGCGTCGAAGGTCAGAAGAGCGGCGACAAGTCCGGCACCGGCCTGGGCCTGGCGATCGTGAAACACATCATGAACCGCCATCGCGGCGGCCTGACGGTCGAGAGCGTTCAAGGCCAGGGGGCCACCTTCGGCGTCTACCTGCCGATGGCGAAGGCCGAGGCGGTTGCGAAACCGACGACCACGACGGTCGCCGAAGCCTGATCGTCGTCGGTGTCGGGTAAAGTCCCGCCGCTGTCGTCAAACTGTCATACAACTGTCGCATAAGCACAGCGCCGGACCGGCATAGACGGGCCGGGGGAGGGCCCGCGATCCTGCGCGGTTCTCGACAACTCGCGCAAGATTAGCCTCACGCATGCTGACCTGGCTCTCGCTTCTCGTTCTGGCGCTGTTTTCTGGTGCAGCTTTCGTGGCTGGCCGACGTCGGGCGACGACCACGGCCGCAGGCCGAACCCGCGTCCTGCACTCCCTTCCCAACTACTACGGGGCCTATGTGGCGCTTTGGGCCGGCATTCCCGCCGCGTTGCTGCTGATGCTGGGCGTCATGTTCGCCGGTCGTGTCGAGGACACGATCCTGCAGTCGACCCGCCCCGCCGCCGTTCAGGCGCTGGAGCCGGACCGCCAGGCGGTGTTCTACAGCGACGCCCGCGCGATTGCGGCCAAGCAGGCCCCCTCGGAAGTTACCTACGAGGGCGAGCTGAAGGTTGCTCTGGACGCCAAGGTCGCCGAGGCCAAGCGTATCGAGACGCTGCTGAATACGGGCATGTTGGCCGGCGCCGGCGTCCTGGCCCTGGCGGGTTTCCTGCTGGCCTTTCCGCGCATCAACCCCGAGTTCCGCGCCCGCAATCGCGTCGAGGGTTGGACCAACATCCTGCTGATCGCCTGCTCCGTGGCGGCGGTCCTCACGACCTTGGGCATCGTGCTGTCCCTGGTCTGGGAAAGCTGGCGCTTCTTCCAGAGCGTTAGCCCGCTCTCGTTCCTGCTCGGAACGGAGTGGAGCCCGCAGATCGCCATGCGCGCCGACCAGGTCGCATCTTCGGGCGCTTTTGGCGCCGTGCCGCTGTTCGCCGGCACCTTCCTGATCATGTTGATCGCCATGCTGGTGGCCGCGCCCGTCGGCCTCTACTCGGCGATCTACCTCTCGGAGTACGCCGGGCGCACCGTCCGTGGCGTCGTCAAGCCGCTGCTCGAGATTCTGGCAGGCGTGCCCACCGTGGTCTACGGCTTCTTCGCCGCCCTGACCGTGGGTCCGCTGTTCCGCGCCGGCTTCAACGCCATTGGCGCGGCCCTGCCCCCTGGCCCACTGGCCACCTACCTGATGGAAGTCCAGAACCAGATGGCGCTGGTGGCCGGGGTGGTGATGGGGATCATGCTGATCCCGTTCGTCTCCTCGCTGTCGGACGACATCATCAACGCCGTGCCGCAAAGCCTGCGTGACGGCAGCTACGCGATGGGCGCCACCAAGTCGGAAACGGTCAAGAAGGTCGTCCTGCCGGCCGCCCTGCCGGGCATCATGGCCGCCATGCTGCTGGCCGTTTCGCGCGCCGTCGGCGAAACCATGATCGTGACCATGGCCGCCGGTCTGCAAGCCAAGCTCACCGCCAACCCGCTCGATACGGTGACCACCGTCACCGTCCAGATCGTCACCTTGCTCACCGGCGACCAGGAGTTCGACAGCCCCAAGACCCTGTCGGCCTTTGGCCTGGGCCTGACCCTCTTCGTGGTCACCCTCTGCCTGAACATCGTCGCCCTGCGCATCGTCCAGAAGTACCGGGAACAATATGACTGACGCGACTCGCGGCGCGGCCGGCCCGCGCCAGACTCTCTCGGCCGCCGAGGCCCGGCTCAAGAAGCGCCACCGCGCCGAGCGCCTCTTCAAGGCGCAAGGGCTGGCGGCGATCATCGTCGCGATGATCTTCCTGGTGGTGTTGGTCGGACGGATCGTGACGCAGGGCTACTCGACCTTCGAGACCCATACCCTGTCCGTGCCGGTCTATCTGAACCCCGAGCGGATCGACACGTCCGACCTGTCCGGCGTCAACTACGACTACATCGTCGCCGAGGCGGTGATGAAGAAGCTGGGCGTTCAGGACGACGATTACGGGACCATCTCGACCAAGGTCCAGGACCTGATGTCGCGAGATTTCGGCTTCCAGATCCTCAACAAGCTCAAGGCCGACCAGTCGCTGATCGGCCAGACCATTACGCTGAAGGGCCCGCTGAAGGCCGATGCGGACCTCTACTTCAAGGGCGAGCTCAAGCGCTCGACCGACGAAGGTGATCGCAAGCTCGACAATCAGCAACTGGACTGGCTGGACAAGCTGAAGAAGGACGGCGCGATCACCTCGGGCTTCAATGTCGGCTTCTTCACCCACTCCGACTCGACCGAGCCAGAGCAGGCCGGGGTGTTGGGCGCGGTGGTCGGTTCGGCCATGATGCTGCTGATCACGGCCCTGATCTCGGTGCCTGTAGGCGTGATGGCCGCTGTCTATCTGGAAGAGTTCGCGCCGAAGAACCGCTGGACCGACATCATCGAGGTGAACATCAACAACCTCGCGGCCGTGCCGTCGATCGTCTACGGCCTGCTGGGCCTGGCCCTCTTCATCAACTGGCTGAACGTCCCGCGCGGTTCGCCCTTGGTGGGCGGCCTGGTGCTGGCCCTGATGGCCCTGCCCACCGTGATCATCGCCACCCGCTCGGCGCTGAAGGCCGTGCCGCCTTCGATCCGTGAAGCCGCCCTGGGTGTCGGCGCCAGCAAGACGCAGACCGTTTTTCACCATGTGCTGCCGCTGGCCATGCCGGGCGTGATGACCGGCGCGATCCTGTCGCTGGCCCACGCCCTGGGAGAGACCGCGCCGCTGCTGATGATCGGCATGGTCTCGTTCGTGCCGGGGGTGCCCGAAGGCCTCACCAGCGCCGCCACGGTCCTGCCGGTTCAGGTGTTCATCTGGGAGAACGCGTCTGAACGCGCCTTCCATGAGCGCACCGCCGCCGCGATCATGGTCCTTCTTGTCTTCATGATCGTGATGAACGCCCTGGCCGTGATCCTGCGCCGCCGCTTTGAGCGCCGCTGGTAGGACGCCATGACCTCGATCCTGAACCCCCTCGCTTCGCCCCTCCTCCAGGGACACGCCATGACCGTCCAAAGCCCCGATGATTCCGCCCGCGCGCCGGTGACCTCCGCCGCCCCTGTCGCTCCGGCGATCGCCGCCCCGAAAATCAAGGCGCGCGGCGTCAAGGTCTTCTATGGCGACAAGCAGGCCCTGTTCGACGTCGACCTCGACATTCCGGCCAAGTCGGTCACCGCCTTCATCGGCCCGTCGGGCTGCGGCAAGTCGACCTTCCTGCGCTGCATCAACCGCATGAACGACACGATCCCTTCGGCGCGCGTCGAAGGAACGATCGAGATCGACGGCGCCGACGTCAACGCCAGGAGCGTCGACCCGGTGGTCCTGCGCTCGCGCGTCGGCATGGTGTTCCAGAAGCCGAACCCCTTCCCGAAGACCATCTTCGAGAATGTCGCCTATGGGCCGCGCATCCATGGCCTAGCGAGCGGCAAGGCCGAACTGGAAGCCATCGTCGAAAGCAGCCTCAAGAAGGCTGGTCTCTGGAACGAGGTCGCCGATCGCCTGCACCAGCCCGGCACCGGCCTCTCGGGCGGCCAGCAGCAGCGTCTGGTGATCGCCCGCGCCATCGCCGTGTCGCCCGAAGTGATCCTGATGGACGAGCCCTGCTCGGCCCTGGACCCGATCGCGACGGCGAAGATCGAGGAGCTGATCGACGAGCTGCGCAGCCAGTTCTGCATCGTCATCGTCACGCACTCGATGGCCCAGGCCGCCCGCGTCTCGCAGCGCACGGCCTTCTTCCACCTCGGCAAGCTGGTTGAGAGCGGCCCGACCGAGGAGATGTTCACCAATCCTCGCGACAACCGCACCCAGGACTACATCACCGGCCGCTTCGGCTGAT is a genomic window containing:
- the pstB gene encoding phosphate ABC transporter ATP-binding protein PstB is translated as MTVQSPDDSARAPVTSAAPVAPAIAAPKIKARGVKVFYGDKQALFDVDLDIPAKSVTAFIGPSGCGKSTFLRCINRMNDTIPSARVEGTIEIDGADVNARSVDPVVLRSRVGMVFQKPNPFPKTIFENVAYGPRIHGLASGKAELEAIVESSLKKAGLWNEVADRLHQPGTGLSGGQQQRLVIARAIAVSPEVILMDEPCSALDPIATAKIEELIDELRSQFCIVIVTHSMAQAARVSQRTAFFHLGKLVESGPTEEMFTNPRDNRTQDYITGRFG
- a CDS encoding sensor histidine kinase; translation: MPLANTPQGSPARAHASAPWSLLIGPGALLALAALGLAEPMPAVLAALAVGGAGVFLNRRKEARTAGVEGSILAQPTVTAAEQPPFAAILDQLPDPLMVIAAEEADDLTGRRFLFANATARELFKIQHKGALLVTAVRHPRVLEAVDEALFGGIEGVAEFETGGVQGRTWLASARPLKETVGRSRLALLALRDETDARRSERTRADFLANASHELRTPLASLSGFIETLRGHAKDDPGARDKFLAIMLAQAERMSRLIDDLMSLSRIELNEHIAPLGRVDLSMAVIDVIDALGPQAREKAVVFDPVLPPRGGAIVDGDRDQIIQVVQNLVDNAIKYTPRDGVVRIEVFPSLAVEAASAPRDPAASRMSLLTPDHDPAERYAVLRVTDRGPGLAREHLPRLTERFYRVEGQKSGDKSGTGLGLAIVKHIMNRHRGGLTVESVQGQGATFGVYLPMAKAEAVAKPTTTTVAEA
- the pstA gene encoding phosphate ABC transporter permease PstA; translated protein: MTDATRGAAGPRQTLSAAEARLKKRHRAERLFKAQGLAAIIVAMIFLVVLVGRIVTQGYSTFETHTLSVPVYLNPERIDTSDLSGVNYDYIVAEAVMKKLGVQDDDYGTISTKVQDLMSRDFGFQILNKLKADQSLIGQTITLKGPLKADADLYFKGELKRSTDEGDRKLDNQQLDWLDKLKKDGAITSGFNVGFFTHSDSTEPEQAGVLGAVVGSAMMLLITALISVPVGVMAAVYLEEFAPKNRWTDIIEVNINNLAAVPSIVYGLLGLALFINWLNVPRGSPLVGGLVLALMALPTVIIATRSALKAVPPSIREAALGVGASKTQTVFHHVLPLAMPGVMTGAILSLAHALGETAPLLMIGMVSFVPGVPEGLTSAATVLPVQVFIWENASERAFHERTAAAIMVLLVFMIVMNALAVILRRRFERRW
- the pstC gene encoding phosphate ABC transporter permease subunit PstC — its product is MLTWLSLLVLALFSGAAFVAGRRRATTTAAGRTRVLHSLPNYYGAYVALWAGIPAALLLMLGVMFAGRVEDTILQSTRPAAVQALEPDRQAVFYSDARAIAAKQAPSEVTYEGELKVALDAKVAEAKRIETLLNTGMLAGAGVLALAGFLLAFPRINPEFRARNRVEGWTNILLIACSVAAVLTTLGIVLSLVWESWRFFQSVSPLSFLLGTEWSPQIAMRADQVASSGAFGAVPLFAGTFLIMLIAMLVAAPVGLYSAIYLSEYAGRTVRGVVKPLLEILAGVPTVVYGFFAALTVGPLFRAGFNAIGAALPPGPLATYLMEVQNQMALVAGVVMGIMLIPFVSSLSDDIINAVPQSLRDGSYAMGATKSETVKKVVLPAALPGIMAAMLLAVSRAVGETMIVTMAAGLQAKLTANPLDTVTTVTVQIVTLLTGDQEFDSPKTLSAFGLGLTLFVVTLCLNIVALRIVQKYREQYD